Proteins encoded together in one Solanum lycopersicum chromosome 7, SLM_r2.1 window:
- the LOC101266239 gene encoding uncharacterized protein isoform X3 gives MSAPTTDAGGGTSEDRRQIHNNNNAENSDGGTTMAMQRKRARRVSFAEMTSVHFFDRDEEYETPPNLSGKAENNSESEEVNLGFDQLVDDPKESWLLNEDREDGDEGNNEDEDEDGDDEMPLPRSFLRPEESPSPGSNFGSATSNDEDNFFGPVSPNFIRPGRLSDSAASDENHDITMDSTAFSMHFRRFVRSDSGIDLKTPTEVSFEEKTPTQTSQRSSMELTIANKPISQSCMPVANFSGVSDSSDMSLIGENSRRYDYGILSPDLEALLAEGQERLHAAVSGDTSVPKSPTSKEMEVGSTMMDLSGNGEQQANAIGSLKMPLEPLCQKVDADDGYKFLSRVVDGESSLRSTVPAPDNNDDRVNQSLKQLSNDFGENNMSVKDASVVENSEALCSNNGERSEFCGLPCDRVSPVVDSVSSSPATQRLIVMGSPSPVKQNSTAVSSPKDLISFLSNEKRGPWTSSASLQKSISKLPFLEDPISFLSNGKRGPWTSSASLQKSISKLERLKASAFSSFGGDKIPHMGVRALEFPKTPPLDSILKKRNLDMGVKRLDAAMTCSEEQISGSTMKEGERKTFTPGGSWSKALSSSEDVIQCEQSFGPEKPEKSLNQLEAGILPMDQLLKPADPSSSSRFSLSGKKNDMVTPNDLRQKISLISRTDSPLVDYSGREEVIAIAQKLVFTPEKSLDSKCTEHQSSPFKESKLDDEHLKSFGPVKKASSISNVTDGPSVTATAGNWYSASTLTEEQSGSPVVEGSKVLRQPERTHSIEAKLPEQTNELGNNEVLRISRDGSSHLSSAILDGNIQCATGFPELEIDPREKNKSSSACAASSSIQNLDSLVVEKTPVKWSSQSPSAKGHHSLAQSNSICFSIDKVMQSPRSNQSIGRPRNSSAHKRSSEELTFGDMEHTNEIIMSHRSPKLQRGVGNYPGTSGNPDDSGKEMHRAHDELRQWKDINSKFMDDADEWISLPKERLTMPAIEMVEDIVTRMQKAKTYDILHSQILTQKASVSNFQEKRAVEAIMLLCQLVHEKAKFHLRRVKKEKLLEKCQLLNSAIQKSQMSKINHSLHNSVTVSRGIQGDIISSERSSAYEKAPQEVPHNKGTTIKEALKISERKVATLTRSLHSSLKLKGEPKCADTIISVKEHLMRRSCCRFLHQDMQMFVIQNVRKGNGHYDIILNYLDLLVQSLKVTVGPNPSIIISNNLNDLLITKNFPNINACAALRFVLKAEISKKFGARTPAQETQVTSSLLGNSLDVVTEVQKAQTQFRNLADITFSTPTVEKLELQLHFMSFTTGKKVKLTLDVSCLNRFC, from the exons ATGTCAGCGCCGACGACTGACGCCGGCGGCGGCACCAGCGAGGACCGCCGGCAaattcacaacaacaacaatgcaGAGAACTCGGACGGCGGTACCACCATGGCGATGCAGAGGAAGCGAGCTCGAAGAGTCAGCTTTGCTGAGATGACTTCTGTACACTTCTTCGACCGTGATGAAGAGTACGAAACTCCTCCTAACCTCTCCGGCAAAGCTGAAAATAACAGTGAAAGTGAAGAGGTGAACCTAGGTTTTGATCAATTGGTGGACGATCCCAAAGAGTCCTGGTTGCTCAACGAGGATAGAGAAGATGGCGACGAAGGAAATAATGAGGATGAAGACGAGGATGGGGATGATGAGATGCCTTTGCCTAGGTCGTTTTTAAGACCTGAAGAATCACCTTCTCCTGGCAGCAATTTCGGTTCTGCTACTTCAAATGATG AAGATAATTTTTTCGGTCCAGTATCTCCCAATTTTATAAGGCCAGGCCGACTATCAGATTCAGCAGCGTCAGACGAAAATCATGATATTACTATGGATTCAACAGCTTTCTCCATGCACTTCCGTAGATTTGTTAGATCAGATTCAGGGATAGACTTGAAGACCCCAACAGAAGTATCATTCGAAGAGAAAACACCGACACAGACCAGTCAGCGTAGTTCCATGGAACTGACAATAGCCAATAAGCCAATTTCTCAATCTTGTATGCCCGTTGCCAATTTTAGTGGCGTTAGTGATTCGAGTGACATGAGTCTGATTGGAGAAAACTCGCGAAGATATGATTATGGGATACTCTCTCCTGATTTAGAAGCTCTTTTAGCTGAAGGCCAAGAGAGATTGCATGCAGCTGTTTCAGGAGATACCAGTGTTCCAAAGTCACCAACAAGCAAGGAAATGGAGGTTGGAAGTACAATGATGGATTTAAGTGGAAATGGAGAACAACAAGCAAATGCAATTGGTAGTCTTAAAATGCCACTTGAACCTTTGTGCCAGAAAGTTGACGCAGATGATGGCTATAAGTTTCTTTCTCGTGTTGTTGATGGTGAATCATCACTTAGATCCACTGTTCCAGCCCCGGATAATAATGACGATAGAGTAAACCAGTCACTGAAGCAGTTAAGTAAT GATTTTGGTGAAAATAATATGTCTGTCAAGGATGCTTCTGTGGTAGAAAACAGTGAAGCCCTATGTAGTAACAATGGTGAGCGTAGTGAATTTTGTGGGCTTCCATGCGATAGGGTATCTCCGGTGGTAGATTCAGTGTCCTCTTCACCAGCTACACAAAGACTAATAGTCATGGGTAGTCCTTCACCTGTCAAACAGAATTCAACGGCAGTGTCTTCCCCAAAAGATCTCATTTCCTTTTTGAGCAATGAAAAGAGAGGACCTTGGACAAGTTCGGCATCCCTCCAGAAGAGCATTTCCAAACTGCCTTTCCTGGAAGATCCCATTTCCTTTTTGAGCAATGGAAAGAGAGGACCTTGGACAAGTTCAGCATCCCTCCAGAAGAGCATTTCCAAACTTGAAAGGCTTAAGGCTTCTGCATTCTCTTCTTTCGGTGGTGACAAAATCCCCCACATGGGCGTTAGAGCTTTAGAATTTCCAAAAACACCTCCTTTGGATTCTATATTGAAGAAAAGGAACCTGGATATGGGAGTGAAACGTCTGGATGCCGCTATGACTTGTTCAGAGGAGCAAATTTCAGGTTCTACTATGAAGGAGGGAGAAAGAAAAACATTCACCCCAGGTGGTAGTTGGAGTAAGGCTCTTTCAAGTAGTGAAGATGTAATTCAATGTGAACAATCTTTTGGTCCAGAAAAGCCCGAGAAATCTCTCAATCAACTCGAAGCTGGTATTCTCCCCATGGATCAACTGTTGAAGCCTGCAGACCCCTCGTCTTCATCAAGGTTTTCTTTGTCAGGGAAGAAAAATGACATGGTTACACCAAATGACCTCAGACAGAAGATATCACTGATTTCTAGAACTGATTCCCCATTGGTTGATTATTCAGGGCGAGAGGAAGTGATTGCCATTGCTCAAAAATTGGTATTTACTCCAGAAAAGTCCTTGGATTCAAAGTGTACTGAACATCAGTCTAGCCCTTTTAAAGAATCAAAGTTGGATGATGAACATCTGAAAAGCTTTGGCCCGGTAAAAAAAGCATCTTCAATTAGTAATGTGACAGATGGACCATCTGTGACTGCAACGGCTGGCAACTGGTATTCTGCATCCACATTAACCGAAGAACAGTCTGGTTCACCAGTTGTCGAAGGAAGCAAAGTGTTAAGGCAACCAGAAAGGACACATAGCATAGAAGCTAAGCTCCCTGAGCAAACTAATGAACTGGGAAACAATGAGGTTTTGAGAATCTCTAGGGATGGAAGCTCTCATCTATCGTCAGCAATATTAGATGGGAATATTCAGTGTGCAACAGGTTTCCCTGAACTTGAAATTGATCCTCGAGAGAAAAATAAGTCTTCTTCTGCTTGCGCTGCTTCTTCCTCTATTCAGAATCTAGATTCtttggtagttgaaaag ACTCCTGTAAAATGGTCTTCACAAAGTCCATCAGCAAAGGGGCATCACTCACTGGCACAATCCAACTCTATATGTTTCTCTATAGATAAAGTGATGCAATCTCCAAGATCCAATCAATCTATTGGCAGACCTAGAAACTCTTCTGCCCATAAAagaagcagtgaagaattgaCATTTGGAGATATGGAACACACAAATGAGATTATCATGTCTCATAGGAGCCCAAAACTCCAGAGAGGGGTTGGTAATTATCCAGGAACTTCGGGAAATCCTGATGATAGTGGAAAAGAAATGCACAGAGCTCATGATGAACTCAGACAGTGGAAAGAT ATTAATTCCAAATTTATGGATGATGCAGATGAGTGGATATCTTTGCCTAAAGAAAGGCTTACTATGCCCGCG ATTGAAATGGTGGAAGACATCGTCACCCGGATGCAGAAGGCAAAGACATACGATATTTTGCACAGTCAAATTCTCACTCAG AAAGCGTCAGTTTCCAATTTTCAGGAGAAAAG AGCTGTTGAAGCAATAATGTTATTATGTCAGCTTGTACATGAGAAAGCAAAGTTCCACTTGAGGCGTGTGAAGAAGGAGAAACTGCTG GAAAAATGTCAACTCTTGAATTCTGCAATTCAGAAGTCTCAAATGTCAAAGATCAatcattcacttcataattCTGTAACTGTCTCAAGAGGCATCCAGGGTGATATTATTTCTAGTGAGAGGTCATCAGCCTATGAAAAGGCTCCGCAGGAG GTGCCACATAATAAAGGGACCACTATCAAGGAGGCTTTAAAAATTTCAGAaagaaaagttgcaactctgaCTAGATCCTTGCATTCTTCCTTGAAACTTAAGGGAGAACCAAAATGTGCCGATACTATCATTTCTGTTAAGGAACATCTAATGAGGAGATCGTGTTGTAGATTCCTACATCAAGATATGCAG atgtTTGTCATTCAGAATGTGAGGAAAGGGAATGGACATTACGATATCATCCTCAACTATCTTGATTTACTGGTTCAAAG TTTGAAGGTGACTGTTGGTCCAAATCCAAGCATCATCATCTCTAACAATTTGAATGATCTACTAATCACAAAG AATTTCCCAAATATCAATGCTTGTGCTGCATTAAGATTTGTGTTAAAGGCTGAGATCTCAAAGAAATTTGGTGCTAGGACTCCCGCACAAGAAACGCAG GTTACCAGTTCTCTTTTAGGCAACTCGCTTGATGTGGTCACCGAGGTGCAAAAGGCACAAACACAGTTCCGGAACTTGGCTGATATTACCTTTTCCACTCCAACTG